The Vespa velutina chromosome 17, iVesVel2.1, whole genome shotgun sequence genome segment AAATCAAATAGTCGTGTATTTTGACGAATCGAAGGACGAATCGAATTTTGTTCGAGGCAATGGACTTCAAAAGATTATCTGACAATTGGTTTTCAAATTGTCCTATGGAAAATTAAATACTGTAATacttaaaatattgattaccTCATAAATGATGTAAAGTAGCAATTTTTTCCTAGATATGATTTTCATtgcaaatgattattaatgtattaatatattttcagtaATAGTATAGATGCACAAAAAATTATaggtatcaaaaaaaaaaaaaaaaaaaaaaaaaaaaaaaatgctgatcttcataattgaaaaaatgtttggagcaaaaaaaatatttacatgcaCCTTGCAATTGATTCAGAGGCGTGCAAACTTTTTTGTAACTTTAACCGAACGCAAGATATTTGTTCGGACATCTATGGACGGATATCCTGTATACATAGTGATatttagataatttaattaaattggtCAAATGTGTTAAAAGTCGCAGTTAGATATGTGCTTTGTGATCATACTTATGCCATTACAACTGtgatcaaaaaaattattcattaattgtaCGCATTCAATATATTCATAGCCGCACacataaagtaatattaaacttTCATACTCTTACCCTATCGTCAACTTCGCCAACTCCGACTTCATCATCATTTTCTCTGCAGAGAAAAACGttcgtaaatatatgtatataaatatgcgaGCAATCTAATATCAATACTCACTccatattattcttattctctgAGAATATCCTCAGTAAAAATTCACCTTCTTCGTTAGGATCGAAAGTGCTCGGAACTATACAATAAACTCCAGGTGGTAATTTGAATCGGCATGTAACTTCACGCAAATTAATGAAAGCTGGTGATCGTGCTACGGATGCATTATACTTGAAGAAATTCATATCCAATGGTTTTGGTAATCTTTCAGGATGTTCCAACTgttaaatacattattaattaagaattataacgaattgatggtaataaattaaaagaaatgtacACACATAGTATACAGCAAATCCAATAGTAAGACAATCTGCACCCATTCGTCGTTGAGCTCGTCTATTTTTTTGCATTAGAGCAACTATAACCGTACATTTATCATCATCCTCATCAGGATACTCCAGTGTTATTCGATATTGAGGATTGTGCCAAAATGTTTCTAGAAATATGATATCATTAATAGACTTATTTATCATTCCTAGATTATTTTTGAATTCAACCGATTACCTAAATAATTTCTGCAACCGCCGGCTGTAACTCCACGTACCCACTCTCCTTCAAAAACGCTCATTTCCCATCGTTTCTTTCCGGCATTGATATCACCTTCTGTCAAGGAATCTGGATTCAAGTTACAAATCTCAAGTTGTGTAAAGTATCGTGTAAAATCCTGGAAGGACATCCAAAATTCGCCATCTATGTCGAAAGTTAATCCTAATTCATCTTTTTCGTGATCAGGAATAAATCTCCATTCCGGTGACCTAACATCGAATActttcgttaataaaaaaaaaaaaaaggaacgataacgaaaaatgCGAAAATAATtggttcttaaaaaaaaaaaaaaaaaaaaaaaaaaaaaagaaaaaaaagaaaaaaaaaagaagaaaaagcgatattagttcatttttcaaattagCAATTTGAAATTCTGTGTAATAATTCTGTATAAAAAttctgtatataaataattaatttataatgttatataaataattaataatgactTACTTATCGCTCCAGGGACCGTTCCATTCTGCTTCATTACCCCATGGATTTCGTAATCTGAGCAACGGTATTCTACCATATTGATTTGGCGTCTGAATTTCTACATGCTTAACACGAGTAATACTGTAGGCATGACCTCTGATTAGTCCTTGAGGCGTCTCTGCTTCTAATACGTTTGGATCAGGCTAAAATTACTAGCATATAAATACTCTGCCTTTGAtcgtttgaaatataaaaagtaacgaaaaaattgtttttacctCGATGGAACAACCCATAagagaatttctttcgaatgcCTTTAAAAGAACACTAAATAAGTTCGGTGGAGCTTCCTCCATCTGATACATCTCGGTAACACCACCTGTAAAATCTTCCATCGCTTCGCACGTTGTACCCCCTTTCAAAGCTTCGTAGGATCCATGAAGTTTAGCATAAGCTTTCTCTAAAAGAGCGCTCCAAAATTCATTGCTTTCGGCGGAGTGCATGTATATCAATTCACCATTATAAGTAGGTAGACGATCATCGATGACAACATCCACCCATCTACCATATTGCCAAAATCTGCAACAGATATATaaagcaaaattttttattccgCTTAATAAGATAACAAAATAAGAAtcagaaaattaatttgtttcatttttaaaaaagatataaaacacagatacatatagtatattacttaaaaatcttagaatatttttatgtaagatGATCGACGATATTACGGAATAAATTTGTCGGAATTTCaagagaaatatgaaatagaaagaaagaaacattaacCTGAAGTGAAAAATTCCAGCGTAATTTTCTTGAAAGCTTTGGTCTTCTGGAACAACTTGGAAGAACAAATTTGAATCCATCGTAAGATTTGCAACTGCTGCGAGTAACCAACAATCGCCTAGTTCTCCTTGTTGAACGTCGAATCTTGAGAAACCTTCGACAAAAAGTTGCGGGTCATCCGCGATTTCCTGCAAATTATAATGACAACTCGTCAGTCTAAGGATTaatttcaagagaaaatttgaatttttttttgtttctttttcgttacaCTTGCCATCGGTCTCCTCCattctatgtatctatccGGCCTTTTAGAAAAGTATAGAGATGAATCAGCCGCTAGAAATTCTGGATCCTCAAAGAGTCGTCCGGTTTGAAGACATTCCAATCTTAACGCGTTAAAATCTTGAATTTCACCGCGTGCTCTGATACCTGAACCTTTTTCTCCGAGCTAatggacgaaaagaaaaagatcgctgttaatatttaatttcacaGTTTTATtagtaattacgaaaatagtTTGAAtacaaaaatctaaaaaaatttaacttatTATCATATACATTCAATTTAATACACTTATGCTACacaataatatgaaataataaaaaaatgtatatgcgggcaactttcataattttatcaataatcgataaattgatCATGCATCGAAATAAGTAGTTCTCCTTACGTTGTAACAACGTTTCCCAATAAAATTCGTTGTACTTTTAACGCAATTAGTATTATAGATTAAATcgcgtttcaatgaatttatattcgaGGAATTCAATGGAGGTACCGCGGCGACtttgtgaaaataattctttttttgttgataGGGCGATTGcaatttcgaatatatattgGATTTCGTTTGCGAAATGTGAAGCAACATATTAGCCGATtgcaatgaatttttatttttcttagcaTTTTCAACTGTTGGGGAAAGTTTTAGCACAGCTACACCTTCCTTCAAATATGtcgaataacgataattcgcGCATGATGCtgataatatcgatctttTGTTCACTtcggacatttttttttcttttctttcgtctaattatttaacttctttataataattcgcaTAAACCGTTCCCGAACACATGCGAATTCATACTATTATAAAAGGAATGCTATGgagaattattatcatacatACAAATCATAATGTTATATCAATTAACCGGATAGCAATTAACCACTACTAAGAGTATCGTTAAGTTAAAAGAGACCGCAAGATAGACTTACATAAATTTCCGCTATTAATTAACACaactaaaaatttatttccgtgcttttcaattttaaaagaacACTTTCTTCAttactgtttttattttatatttaattttacaataataaataaccaAAAATCTCagttaatattaatcttatgttatcgatattgttaAACATCGTATAATGTTTTCGATAATTACAGAAGTAGAAatctaaaatttatcatttggGTCAATTTGATAGTGTTAACGAACATTGTGCATCGTGTATTGTGCATCGTGCATCGTGCATCGTGCATATCGacgatatcattttaaattttgACCAATCACTTTTTTCAATAAAGAAGACGAATCATATTccgtaattcttttttatttattaacttgtACCTGAGAgacaattttacaattattgaCATTTAATGGTTCAACCAATGATCTAAAATAtgtaaacataaatacatatgtaccgGTAATTGTGAAAGtaagttaaattatatatttttcgatttgaGATATTTTGAGTTTTATATatggatttattaaaaaatattcgttcagtatgtatcaaaatatttcataaaatacttGCTCTTATAATGTAAATCTTTTTCCTGATTGTAAAGTTTCATGTgttgtttataaaaacaaatattttttaaacttttcaaaactttgaataattttgaaaccattttcaaatttaattgtatatcTTAAAAGTAACTTGTAACGAAGAGATTATgaactttattaaaaaaaaaaaattggtagAAACGAATATTCATTAGcattttatacttataattataattaattaaataattaattaaataatttccatcatttctgtttcttttttttttttgtattcttcgatagcaaaatttgtaatttttaatgcTTTGAGcgcttaaaaatatttttgataaatttactgATATTTATAGCTgcattttctattctctctcaaAAGTTCTGagacttttttgttttaccaACTATTTATGAACTGATCCGTTATGAACGTTCTATAATTATCTTGTTTTCTTACcttatattttgaatttccAGATTTACATTTAATCCGTTATAACCCAATTTTTTGTCATGTCTacaaaaacattatataacgtcaaagttataatattattaattaaaaattttagaaGTTTACAAAAAACACAGGAATATAAATTTGTGATTTTACAATTACATagtattgtaaataattaatatgctTGTAAATTAATCTTAACCCGATTTATCTGTTGACGTTAattgtcttatttatttttattttttagaagcattatttatgtttcatattaatatatctgtTAAATAGGTCGTTTAACTCTATATACTCGAATATACATTTTGTAaagaatattacttttatatcatTACACAAGATTAACTTGTTTGAATTGCTATCTGATGAcatgataaaagaataattattttctttttcacaaattacaaatttacTGGAAAGCAGACTCATAATTACACAACctaatttaacaatttaattttgcATTATTTTACTAAAATAGTTccatattatagtaataaaaatgcaatatttaataaatgaaaaattcatttcaaaccattttcataattataccAGCATATATAATATCCTTAACATTCGTttgataaagattttattgtttgaaatagtcgtttattaaaatcacAAAAGTCCTTTGTTcaatctattataaataacgaaaattcatCATTAATTCGTtgctaaatattttttaattataatcatcagAAATATGTAATTACGATCGTATTAAGAATACATTCAAAAGTAGCTCAaacaattgtattatttttcaagaaaccAGACAAGtgtttattattgaatttaaaataatgcaTGTGtacgtacaatatatatatacatatatatacatactgtCACAATATGCCAAATGAATGCTGCATTCAAATGTTTCCTTCGAATTATTAACTCTTATTATGCGCTCCAATTATGCATAATTAActctttatacttttattttctgctCTTGCaatgcaatttatttattcattatcatttatatatattatatattatataaatataaattatttctatttaattaattaattaattaattttatttattcattcattcattcattcattcattcatacattcattcattcattcatagtTATACTCATATTCAtactcatatttatatttatatttatatttatatttatacttatatttatatttatatttaaaaacaatcaTGTCACCTTAATATCTTCAATATTAAACTCTTAATTTAagctatttaaattattaaatagtatctattttatcaattacataaattaattaatataaataaccattataaaaattaaaaaaatttataaatataaataaattaaaatataaaaatttattcaatattaataaattaaataaattaataataaaacttttctttattctataaacaaatatatactctaaaataattaataaataaattgattaatataatcatcTTATgcatttagaaaaagaaaaagaagacaaaaaataataacgattcattaataaataaatcacaaGTCTATCGACATATATccgttatttttaaatatgcgTCACAAAGTGAATGggacttataaaaaaaagaatctcattaaaacgatataatcatgaaaaaacgtcattataattactgtttaatttatattctctgACACACATCATTCCAAGGAGGAACATGCTtgtattataatcgttctaaCTCATGTCGTACtgcgatatttatatttgtaaaacaaCGTCACTTTCATAAACCGCTATTGGCGGCAAATTTGATAAGGTCTAATGTAGAAAATGTAACCTTTTTATTACAAACGATAAATGTATTTGATTCTCCCTATCCTTCCcctttctcacacacacacacacacacacactctctccccccctctgcTTATGATATcctatatatagaaaaatgccTACCACTTTGATATTGAACAAAGATGGTAATATCCTCTTCACTTCGACAGCCGTTTTAACAAAAACGTCATCGAGCACGTTTCTGTTACATCCATAGTAATCCATTGTTGTATCGTGTTGGTTTTTGTTATCACTTTTTGATCTTATTAGAACTCGCGAAGACACacttacgtttttctttttttttttttcctttttttttctttttctttctttttttttttttttttttatatgttaaaacgtttatatctgtttatatacgaagacgaaaagaatgcgaatgaaaagaaacgtgAAAAGTTTCGTTATATTAAGCacgaatgataaatttaaccTTGTTTCCAGAACGCACAAGTTGCATTGAAATAATGTAAGAAGGCCTTGCGGAATGCATAaaggttattaaaaaattgcaGGTCGAAAGAAACGTGATATGGAACGAGCAGATGTTTTCAAATTGCTTGAACGCACTCTCCGTTCTCTCCCGGCACTACACTAGACATTTTTCTATAGTCCTCGCCCATATTTCGTCACACACGACGATGACGCGACTCGATGCGTCGCAAAATACGAACGATCTTTATAGATTTCTTCTCTTAATAAATTATGTGCTGCTGTATTGTTCGGTTCTTATGTCGATCCTATGACGTTCCAGTTGCACGCGACTCGAATTTTCAACGAGAGAAACACCGAAGTCACGAATTTCTCTATATACTTTGATATGCGTGCTTCTTCTATTTAGTCGCGTGGCAGGCCACCGGTTAACCAGGTCCGTAACAAGAATGACAAGTATTATATTCCGTTATATGTTttcattattccttttttttttttttttttatttatttatttttctatttccaaaTATAGCcaagtttttttaatttgatcaattaattaatttaggacaaattttgttaaatccGATCTGTGATTAATTACGAAATCGAATTGAtacgtaacaaaaaaaatatatatatatatatacttatttttaaatcttcaaAATCAAAATGACGATATTTCAAACATGTAATTCGAAATCAAACTTTAattccaattttattttattattctcagGAGTGtcgttaaagaaattattacgaatGTAATGAAAAGACAATTACACGACAATAACTTTTTGACTCTATTCCTTcgttaatataagaaaaaatgaatgagaaaaGCTTAGGGCCTGGAAACGAGTCGATCGATACCTGGCGCTTGATTCGGCTAAGTTCGACAAACTTCGTTGCCAAGAAAgtaggagagagaagaaaagggggTATTAGAGTTACTCCAACTGTATATGCTTGCTGTGTATcgggaaaaatattttcgcgCGGTAAGTTTGAAATCCATTAAACGACCTTGTAATTAAATTGTTCTGCTCGCTAGTCGtataatacgtatacacataccGGTAAAAGATGATTCACACTACAAAATTTAATCACGTGCATTCTATACTCACTTCATATTCTTTCATTTGCTGCCGTACTAACTTTGGTTCCACTATTTCTGGTTTCCATCCAATATTAAAAGAACTTTTTccgtaattattatacatgactttcgattttatcttattacaatcttgaattataataatcaataaacgGCGTTTTACACTTAGACACCGAGGCGTGTGTCACGCTTGTTTGATTTCTTCTCAAGGCACGAAGTAAAATTCTTCAAAGTGATTGAACTGGGATCTTCTAGAATCTCTTAGATCT includes the following:
- the LOC124955066 gene encoding calpain-B-like isoform X9 — protein: MMNYSYYYIKTIDDGSENPKTYKFLKGNTKLQETPKDVWSTIGRYELRSRLLRGGLSGSGDIHHPGNVTFKLGEKGSGIRARGEIQDFNALRLECLQTGRLFEDPEFLAADSSLYFSKRPDRYIEWRRPMEIADDPQLFVEGFSRFDVQQGELGDCWLLAAVANLTMDSNLFFQVVPEDQSFQENYAGIFHFRFWQYGRWVDVVIDDRLPTYNGELIYMHSAESNEFWSALLEKAYAKLHGSYEALKGGTTCEAMEDFTGGVTEMYQMEEAPPNLFSVLLKAFERNSLMGCSIEPDPNVLEAETPQGLIRGHAYSITRVKHVEIQTPNQYGRIPLLRLRNPWGNEAEWNGPWSDKSPEWRFIPDHEKDELGLTFDIDGEFWMSFQDFTRYFTQLEICNLNPDSLTEGDINAGKKRWEMSVFEGEWVRGVTAGGCRNYLETFWHNPQYRITLEYPDEDDDKCTVIVALMQKNRRAQRRMGADCLTIGFAVYYLEHPERLPKPLDMNFFKYNASVARSPAFINLREVTCRFKLPPGVYCIVPSTFDPNEEGEFLLRIFSENKNNMEENDDEVGVGEVDDRVINPKGTNIEADDEKVREEPEPDRNIEKVREFFKKLAGDDMEVDWMELKEILDFAMRKDICLTQLYICKH